Within Pseudomonas cichorii, the genomic segment GATGCTGTCATCTTCGACTACAAGAATGGTGTTGGCTGTTTCAGGCATGGCAAATTCCTAAAGAATGGTAGTGAAGGCTATGCACCTGGCGCAGCCTGCGGGCTTTTGTACGAAAAGTCACTGCATTTGGATCATGTTGCCTTGAAAACAGGCCAATCTGATCGATAACAATCGACTCTGTGCCCGTGTCTATCCATCAGTAAATAAAACACAACCAGAAGTTCCATCTGATTTTAGTAGGTAGCTATCCTTTGCCAGGAGGCTTTACTTGCTGGAGGTGGCGAGCTTATCGCCGATTTATGTGTGAAATTTCAATCCTCTATGCGAGAAAAGTGAGTCTTTTTCTTGCTGTTACGGCAAACTCTACCGTTTTGATATAACGCCAGGGACTTTTCATGAACCGGACGTCTGTCGTCGATGAGCAGCGCTTTCGCAAATTACTGGTCCGCAACATCAGTCTGCCGCTGGGCGTTGGCGTTTTAAGCGCGCTTTTCTTTGCCATCCTGATCGGCTATCTGCTCTCGGTCATTCAGTGGGTCGAGCATACGGATCGGGTGCTCAACAGCACCAACCGTGCGATGAAGCTCTCCATTGACATGGAAACCGGCATGCGCGGTTTCCTGCTGACCGGGCAGGAAAACTTTCTTGACCCCTATGAAGTCGCGAAACCCTTGCTCAGGGCCGAGTTGAAAAACCTGGAAGAGCTGGTGTTCGATAACCCGACGCAAGTGGACCGTTTCCGCCGGTTGTCCACCTTGCAGGAAGAGTGGGGACATTTCGCTCAGGAAATGATCGAGATGCGCCGTCAGAACGGTGATTTCGTCCTCGCCACTCGTGCCGGGCGCGGCAAGCGCATTACCGATGAAATCCGTACCGAGTACGATCAGGTCATTTCCATGGAGCAGCAGTTGCGACTTGCCCGCAACGCTGACGTGACCCGCACGACCATTGCGTGCGTGGTGCTGTACATGATCTTTGTGCTGGCGGTCAGCGGCATCCTGGCGTATTTCGGAAGGCGTGACCTGCTTTCCCTGTCCACGACTTACAGCTCCAACCTGAACCAGCTTGAAGATAACGCCGAGCGTCTGCAGAAGGTCGCCTGGCTGCGCAATGGCCAGAGCGAACTGGCCGAGCAGGTGCTTGGCCAGTTGACGCTCAATACCCTCGGGCAGCATATCCTGCAGTTCTTCGCCCAGTACCTGGGCGCGGTGGTGGCGGCTGTCTATGTCCGTCAGGAGCACGGTGGCCTGTTGCGTGTCGCTTCTTACGGGTTCTCCCGGGAGCATGAGCAGCAGGAGCAGACAATCTTCAGTGGCGAAGGCGTCATTGGCCAGGCCGCACAGCAGAACCGCATCGTCACCCTGGACGGGTTGCCCGGCGATTACTTCAAATACAGCTCCGGCCTGGGCGAAGGTTTGCCGAGCAGTGTGGTCATCGTGCCGACCAGCAATGACGATCAGGTCAATGGTGTAATCGAACTGGGCTTCATGCGCGCACTCACCGAAAAGGACGTCGAGTTTCTAGAGCTGGTGGCCGCAAATATCGGCACCTCCATTGAAGCGGCGCGTTATCGCCAGCGTCTTCAGGAAGTCCTGACCGAAACCCAGCAGCTCAACGAAGAGTTGCAGGTCCAGCAGGAAGAGCTGCGCACCGCCAACGAAGAACTCGAAGAGCAATCGCGGATCCTCAAGGAGTCCCAGGCCCATCTGGAAACCCAGCAGGCCGAGCTCGAGCAGACCAATACCCAGTTGGCTGAACAGAGCCAGGCCCTGGAAGACCAGCGCGATATCCTGGACAGCAAGAACGAAGAGCTGAGCCTGGCTCAGGTGGAGTTGCAAGCCCGTGCCGATGAGCTGCAGCGCTCCAGCAAGTACAAGTCCGAATTCCTGGCCAACATGTCCCATGAGTTGCGCACGCCGCTCAACAGTTCGTTGATCCTGGCCAAGCTGCTGGCGGAAAACCCGACCGAGAACCTGACTCAGGAGCAGGTCAAGTTTGCCGAATCGATCTACTCGGCCGGCAATGACCTGTTGAACCTGATCAACGACATTCTGGATATCTCCAAGGTCGAGGCGGGCAAGCTGGAAGTCCGTCCCGAGAACAGCAGCGTGTCGCGTCTGGTGGATGGCCTGCGTGGCATGTTCCAGCCATTGGCGACCGAAAAGAATCTGGACTTCGTCGTGGAAGTGCAGCCTGGCACGCCAACCATGCTGTTTACCGACCGTCAGCGTCTGGAGCAGATCCTCAAGAACCTCTTGTCCAACGCCATCAAGTTCACCGAGAGCGGCACCGTGAGCATGATCGTCTCTCGTCAGCCGGGTTCGGGCATTGTGTTTACCGTGCGTGATTCGGGTATCGGTATCGCCCCGGAGCATCAGCAGAGCATTTTCGAGGCCTTCCGCCAGGCCGATGGCACCACCAACCGGCGTTACGGCGGCACCGGTCTGGGGCTGTCGATTTCCCGGGATCTGGCAGCCTTGCTGGGAGGCTCCATCAGCGTCACCAGTGCGCCGGGCCAAGGCAGCATTTTCTCTCTGGTGTTGCCAGAGCAGTACGTCGAGCAGGAGCGCGAAGAGGAGGGCGGCGAACGGTCGGTGATCATTTCGTCGCCTGTTGTCACGTTGCCGGTAGCAAGCCAGCCGGCTATCGAACCCAAGCCGGCAATGCCGGAGTCGGCCTTTGCCGATGATCGCCACAAGGCACCGTTCAGCGGGCGCTGCATTCTGGTCATCGAAGATGAAGTGCGGTTTGCGCAGATCCTTTTCGATCTGGCCCATGAGCTGGGTTACAGCTGTCTGGTCGCCCACGCCGCCGACGAAGGCTTCAACCTGGCCGCGGAGTTCACCCCCGACGCCATCCTGCTGGACATGCGCCTGCCGGACCACTCGGGCCTGACCGTGTTGCAGCGTCTCAAGGAGCTGGCGCCTACCCGGCACATTCCGGTGCACGTGATTTCTGTCGAGGATCGCCAGGAGGCCGCCATGCACATGGGAGCCATCGGTTATGCGGTCAAGCCGACCACCCGTGAGGAACTCAAGGATGTATTCGCCAGGCTTGAAGCCAAGCTGACCCAGAAGGTCAAGCACATCCTGCTGGTCGAGGACGATGCCTTGCAGCGCGACAGCATTGCGCGCCTGATCGGCGACGATGATATTGAAATTACCGCTGTTGGCTTCGCTCAGGAGGCGCTGGATCTGCTGCGCGAAAACATCTATGACTGCATGATCATCGACCTGAAGTTGCCGGACATGCTGGGCAATGAACTGCTCAAGCGCATGTCCACCGAAGACATTCGTTCCTTCCCGCCGGTGATCGTCTACACGGGGCGCAACATGACCCGTGACGAAGAAACCGAACTGATGAAGTACTCGCGTTCGATCATCATCAAGGGCGCCCGCTCGCCGGAGCGCCTGCTGGATGAAGTGACCCTGTTCCTGCACAAGGTCGAGTCGCAGCTCTCCAACGAGCGTCAGAAAATGCTCAAGACTGCCCGCAGCCGTGACAAGGTCTTCGAGGCGCGCAAGATCCTGGTGGTCGATGACGATGTGCGCAATATCTTCGCCCTGACCAGTGCCCTGGAACACAAGGGCGCTGTGGTGGAGATCGCCCGTAACGGCATCGAGGCGATTGCAAAGCTCAATGAGGTCGAAGATATCGATCTGGTGCTGATGGACGTGATGATGCCGGAAATGGACGGCTACGAAGCGACCGTTGAAATCCGCAAGGACCCTCGCTGGCGCAAACTGCCGATCATTGCAGTGACCGCCAAGGCCATGAAGGACGATCAGGAGCGTTGCCTGCAGGCAGGTTCCAACGACTATCTGGCCAAGCCCATCGATCTGGACCGGCTGTTCTCTTTGATTCGGGTCTGGCTGCCGAAAATGGAACGTATTTGAGTGATGGCGGCCCAAACGATTTATTTTCTCAGGTTTATCCATGGCACTTGATCGAAGCGCTGATATCGAGCTGCAACTGCTGATTGATGCGATTTATCTGAAATACAGCTATGACTTTCGGGACTATTCCGGCGCTTCCATCAAGCGCCGGGTGAACCATGCCCTGCGTCAGTTCGATTGCAGCACCATTTCTGCCTTGCAGGAGCGTGTGCTGCACGATCCGGCCGCGTTCATGCAGTTGCTGCAATTGCTGACGATTCCGGTCAGCGAGATGTTTCGCGATCCTTCGCATTTTCTGGCCATTCGCCAGGAAGTGGTGCCGTTGCTCAGGACCTATCCGTCGATCAAGGTCTGGATCGCCGGTTGCAGCACGGGGGAAGAAGTCTATTCGACGGCGATTCTCTTGCGCGAAGAGGGGTTGCTTGAACGCACCATCATTTACGCCACCGATATCAACCCAAGCTCCCTGGAAAAAGCCAAGCAGGGGATCTTCTCCATGGAAAGCGTGCGGGCCTATGCCGAAAACTACCGCAAGGCCGGTGGTCAGCGCGAGCTCTCGGATTACTACACCTCGGCCTATGATTACGCGATCTTCGACAAGACCCTGCGCGAGAATGTCACGTTCGCCGATCATAGCCTGGCCACCGACAGCGTCTTCTCCGAGACGCAGCTCATTTCATGCCGGAACGTGTTGATCTATTTCAACAAGAGTCTTCAGAACCGAACCTTCGGGTTGTTCCATGAGTCATTATGCCATCGCGGATTTCTCGCATTGGGCAGCAAGGAAACTCTGGATTTTTCCGAGTACAGCAATGTTTTTGAAACACTGGTGAAACCGGAACGGATCTACCGGAAAAAATGAAAACGACCTTCAGTGTCGAGTCGGCCGATTGCACTCTGCCGGCAGTGGATGCCATTGTCGTCGGTGCGTCGGCGGGCGGTGTGGAAGCGTTGCTGAAAATATTCGGCATGCTCAGGCCCGGCTTTCCTCTTCCGATCATTGCTGTCCTGCATCTGCCGGAGTCGCGGCGCAGCCAGTTGGCTCATGTATTCCAGAATCGTCTGGCGATACCGGTCAAGGAAGCTGACGACAAGGAGTCGATTGTGCCCGGCACGCTGTATTTTGCGCCTGCCGGTTATCACCTGTCGGTGGAGAACGATCACAGCTTTTCGTTGAGCCAGGAAGAGCGCGTATTTCATTCGCGGCCCAGCATCGATATTTTGTTCGATTCGGCTGCGGATGCCTTTGGCTCACGCCTTGCAGGCGTATTGCTGACCGGCGCCAATAACGATGGGGCACTCGGGTTGGCGCAAATAAACAGATACGGTGGTTTTACCGTGATTCAGGATCCGGATCAGGCCCTGGCGCGCACCATGCCCGAGGCGGCCCTGGCGCTCCATTCGCCTGATTACCTTCTGCCTTTGAATGAAATAGGCCAACTGCTGGTCAAGCTGGAACGAATCACATGCTAAATGAAATCCAGGCAAAACTGCTCATAGTCGACGATTTGCCGGAAAACCTGCTTGCCCTCGAAGCGTTGATCAAGCGTGATGACCGCACCGTATACAAGGCCTTGTCGGCAGACGAAGCCTTGTCCCTGCTGTTGCAGCATGAATTCGCCCTGGCCATTCTCGACGTGCAGATGCCCGGCATGAACGGTTTCGAGCTGGCCGAGATGATGCGCAGCACCGAAAAGACCAAGAACATTCCTATCGTGTTTGTCAGTGCCGCCGGGCGTGAACTCAACTATGCCTTCAAAGGCTACGAAAGCGGAGCCGTGGACTTCCTGCACAAGCCGCTGGATATCCATGCGGTCAAGAGCAAGGTCAACGTCTTCGTCGAGCTGTATCGCCAGCGCAAGGCGGTGAAAATGCAGGTCGAAGCGCTGGAGCAGAGTCGCCACGAACAGGAAATACTGCTCAAGCGTCTGCAGGCGACCCAGGGCGAGCTCGAACATGCCATCCGCATGCGCGACGACTTCATGTCCATCGTCTCCCATGAAGTGCGCACACCGCTCAATGGCCTGATCCTGGAAACCCAGTTGCGCAAGTTGCATCTGGCCAAGGACAACACAGCGGCTTTCACCCTGGACAAGCTGCGGGGCATGGTCGATCGCGACGAGCGTCAGATCCAGAGCCTGATCCGGCTGATCGAGGACATGCTCGATGTGTCTCGTATCCGCACCGGCAAGCTGTCGATCCGGCCAAACGCCTTTGACCTGAGCGAGTTGGTGGGCCAGTTACTGGAAAACTTCGCGGCCCAGATTGCCGCGACCGAATCCACCGTCACCCTGTTTGCCGAAGAGACAGTCATCGGGGTATGGGACGAGTTCCGGATCGAGCAGGTGGTGGCCAACCTGTTGACCAATGCAATGCGCTACGGTGCCCGCAAGCCGATCGAGGTGCATGTGTATTGTGAAAGCGGCGAGGCGCGGGTCGAAGTGATAGATCAGGGGATCGGGATTTCCGAGGAAAACCAGAAGCGCATCTTCCAGCAGTTCGAGCGGGTAACGGCCAAGCATGCCGTGGCCGGCCTGGGGCTTGGGTTGTTCATCTCCGAACAGATCGTTCTGGCCCATGGCGGCCGGATTGTCGTGGAGAGCGAAGAGGGCAAGGGCTCGACATTCCGGGTCTGCCTGCCGTTGTAACATTAATTTTTTTCATTCGTGGGTGGTGCGAAGTTTCAAAAAGATTTGCGCAACCTCTACCAAGCGCTGTGGTCGTATTGGCAGCTATTTACAGAACAAAAGGCAGTTCCATGAGCGCTGATGCAGAAAACGTCGTACTAATCGTCGAAGACGAACCCTTGATCCTGATGCTGCTGGCTGATTATCTGTCGGGCGAGGGCTATCGGGTCTTGCAGGCCTCCAACGGCGAGCAGGCGTTCGAGATTCTGGCGACCAAGCCCCACCTGGACCTGATGATCACCGACTATCGCCTGCCAGGCGGGTTCTCCGGTGTGATGATTGCCGAGCCAGCGGTCAAGCTGCGACCTGAGCTGAAGGTCATCTTTATCAGCGGTTACCCGGCGGAAATCCTCGATTGCGACAGCCCGATCACTCGCAAGGCGCCGATTCTGGCCAAGCCGTTCACCATGGAAACCCTGCACACGCAGATCCAGCGTCTGCTGGCCTGAGGCTTCGGCGGTTCAGGCCTCGATCATCTCTCTCACCTTGGACGTCAGGTGATCGAAGGCAAAGGGCTTGGTGATCATCTGCATGCCGGTATCCAGAAAACCCGAGCGAGCGGCTGCGTGCTCGGCATAGCCGGTGATAAACAGCACTTTCAGCTCAGGCCTTAGCTGCCGGGCTATTTCCGCCAGTTGCCGACCGTTCATGCCGGGCAGGCCGACGTCGCTGATCAGCAGGTCGATACGCTGATCGGACTCCAGGACCGGCACGGCACCTCGTGCGTCGCCTGCCTCTACATAGGCATACCCCAATTCGCTGAGTACCGAGCTGACCAGAGCCCGCACGGAGGGATCGTCTTCGACTATCAGGATCGTTTCGCCTTCTCTGGCGCAGATAGTATTGCCCTGATAGCTCTGTTCGTTTTCGGGCTGATCGCCCTGGAAGCGTGGCAGAAACAACTGCACGGTCGTGCCGCGCCCGACTTCGCTCTGTATGGCGACATGACCGTGAGACTGCTTGCTGAAGCCATAGATCATCGACAACCCGAGGCCGGTACCCTGGCCGATGGGTTTGGTGGTAAAGAACGGGTCGAAGGCACGGCTGACAATGGCTTCGGGCATGCCGCAACCATTGTCGCTGACGTTCAGGACCACATAATCGCCCGGCAAGAGGTTTTCATGGGCGTTGGTGAACGACTTGTCCAGCCGCTGATTGAACGTCTCGATCTGCAACTGCCCCCCATCGGGCATGGCGTCCCGGGCATTGAGCACCAGATTGAGCAGGGCATTTTCCAGTTGGTTGGGATCGGCTTCGGC encodes:
- a CDS encoding response regulator, with translation MSADAENVVLIVEDEPLILMLLADYLSGEGYRVLQASNGEQAFEILATKPHLDLMITDYRLPGGFSGVMIAEPAVKLRPELKVIFISGYPAEILDCDSPITRKAPILAKPFTMETLHTQIQRLLA
- a CDS encoding hybrid sensor histidine kinase/response regulator; amino-acid sequence: MLNEIQAKLLIVDDLPENLLALEALIKRDDRTVYKALSADEALSLLLQHEFALAILDVQMPGMNGFELAEMMRSTEKTKNIPIVFVSAAGRELNYAFKGYESGAVDFLHKPLDIHAVKSKVNVFVELYRQRKAVKMQVEALEQSRHEQEILLKRLQATQGELEHAIRMRDDFMSIVSHEVRTPLNGLILETQLRKLHLAKDNTAAFTLDKLRGMVDRDERQIQSLIRLIEDMLDVSRIRTGKLSIRPNAFDLSELVGQLLENFAAQIAATESTVTLFAEETVIGVWDEFRIEQVVANLLTNAMRYGARKPIEVHVYCESGEARVEVIDQGIGISEENQKRIFQQFERVTAKHAVAGLGLGLFISEQIVLAHGGRIVVESEEGKGSTFRVCLPL
- a CDS encoding chemotaxis protein CheB produces the protein MKTTFSVESADCTLPAVDAIVVGASAGGVEALLKIFGMLRPGFPLPIIAVLHLPESRRSQLAHVFQNRLAIPVKEADDKESIVPGTLYFAPAGYHLSVENDHSFSLSQEERVFHSRPSIDILFDSAADAFGSRLAGVLLTGANNDGALGLAQINRYGGFTVIQDPDQALARTMPEAALALHSPDYLLPLNEIGQLLVKLERITC
- a CDS encoding response regulator, whose amino-acid sequence is MNRTSVVDEQRFRKLLVRNISLPLGVGVLSALFFAILIGYLLSVIQWVEHTDRVLNSTNRAMKLSIDMETGMRGFLLTGQENFLDPYEVAKPLLRAELKNLEELVFDNPTQVDRFRRLSTLQEEWGHFAQEMIEMRRQNGDFVLATRAGRGKRITDEIRTEYDQVISMEQQLRLARNADVTRTTIACVVLYMIFVLAVSGILAYFGRRDLLSLSTTYSSNLNQLEDNAERLQKVAWLRNGQSELAEQVLGQLTLNTLGQHILQFFAQYLGAVVAAVYVRQEHGGLLRVASYGFSREHEQQEQTIFSGEGVIGQAAQQNRIVTLDGLPGDYFKYSSGLGEGLPSSVVIVPTSNDDQVNGVIELGFMRALTEKDVEFLELVAANIGTSIEAARYRQRLQEVLTETQQLNEELQVQQEELRTANEELEEQSRILKESQAHLETQQAELEQTNTQLAEQSQALEDQRDILDSKNEELSLAQVELQARADELQRSSKYKSEFLANMSHELRTPLNSSLILAKLLAENPTENLTQEQVKFAESIYSAGNDLLNLINDILDISKVEAGKLEVRPENSSVSRLVDGLRGMFQPLATEKNLDFVVEVQPGTPTMLFTDRQRLEQILKNLLSNAIKFTESGTVSMIVSRQPGSGIVFTVRDSGIGIAPEHQQSIFEAFRQADGTTNRRYGGTGLGLSISRDLAALLGGSISVTSAPGQGSIFSLVLPEQYVEQEREEEGGERSVIISSPVVTLPVASQPAIEPKPAMPESAFADDRHKAPFSGRCILVIEDEVRFAQILFDLAHELGYSCLVAHAADEGFNLAAEFTPDAILLDMRLPDHSGLTVLQRLKELAPTRHIPVHVISVEDRQEAAMHMGAIGYAVKPTTREELKDVFARLEAKLTQKVKHILLVEDDALQRDSIARLIGDDDIEITAVGFAQEALDLLRENIYDCMIIDLKLPDMLGNELLKRMSTEDIRSFPPVIVYTGRNMTRDEETELMKYSRSIIIKGARSPERLLDEVTLFLHKVESQLSNERQKMLKTARSRDKVFEARKILVVDDDVRNIFALTSALEHKGAVVEIARNGIEAIAKLNEVEDIDLVLMDVMMPEMDGYEATVEIRKDPRWRKLPIIAVTAKAMKDDQERCLQAGSNDYLAKPIDLDRLFSLIRVWLPKMERI
- a CDS encoding CheR family methyltransferase, which gives rise to MALDRSADIELQLLIDAIYLKYSYDFRDYSGASIKRRVNHALRQFDCSTISALQERVLHDPAAFMQLLQLLTIPVSEMFRDPSHFLAIRQEVVPLLRTYPSIKVWIAGCSTGEEVYSTAILLREEGLLERTIIYATDINPSSLEKAKQGIFSMESVRAYAENYRKAGGQRELSDYYTSAYDYAIFDKTLRENVTFADHSLATDSVFSETQLISCRNVLIYFNKSLQNRTFGLFHESLCHRGFLALGSKETLDFSEYSNVFETLVKPERIYRKK